A genomic region of Methylobacterium durans contains the following coding sequences:
- a CDS encoding LTA synthase family protein, translating to MTTFLSALLAALAVSLAIEAAEGGSLRPVSLRPGDLAIRLLSYALLTLFWFAFSWRPWLAAASCVLTVTGLALVSRLKRGVIGEPLVFSDFALLPQVPRHPDLYYTRPVTDPRIGLPLMAALALIGLWFWLEPTVLPGGTLPALGSIVALPLLLAGLAFAAERAPLAALAARRCPEPDLEADIARYGQPATILAYLLRWRATRRPPAAPALPAPPRAGHDDVLVVIQLESFIDPTRLGGPALPLMETVRACANQYGRLRVPAHGAYTMRTEHAVLTGLDVRSLGFSRFDPYLSGGGCEPTSLARLAAAAGFTSAFVHPFHRDFFQRAAVMRAFGFERLVMEEDFADAPRIGPYVNDRAFGRRVLAEVEAARGPLFLFGVTMENHGPWKPGRLPGLDDPLAQYLHHVVHTGEMVEDLVRGLAGRNATLCVFGDHAPALPNCRPGFGETATDYAIFRFGRMEAPPRDRVDLSADALGRLLRSSWAPSGASVAVPRS from the coding sequence GTGACGACGTTCCTGTCCGCGCTCCTCGCCGCGCTCGCCGTCTCCCTCGCGATCGAGGCCGCGGAGGGAGGCTCGCTCCGGCCCGTCAGCCTGCGGCCGGGCGATCTCGCGATCCGCCTGCTGTCCTACGCGCTGCTCACGCTGTTCTGGTTCGCGTTCTCCTGGCGGCCCTGGCTCGCGGCAGCGTCCTGTGTCCTCACCGTGACGGGCCTCGCCCTCGTTAGCCGGCTCAAGCGCGGCGTGATCGGGGAGCCGCTGGTGTTCAGCGATTTCGCGTTGCTGCCGCAGGTCCCGCGCCACCCGGACCTCTACTACACCCGGCCGGTCACCGATCCGCGGATTGGGCTGCCGCTGATGGCGGCGCTCGCCCTGATCGGCCTCTGGTTCTGGCTGGAACCGACGGTGCTGCCCGGGGGAACGCTGCCGGCGCTCGGCTCGATCGTCGCCCTGCCCCTGCTTCTCGCCGGGCTCGCATTCGCCGCAGAGCGGGCGCCGCTCGCCGCTCTGGCCGCGCGTCGCTGTCCCGAGCCCGACCTCGAGGCCGACATCGCCCGCTACGGGCAGCCCGCGACGATCCTCGCCTATCTTCTGCGCTGGCGTGCGACGCGCCGGCCGCCGGCGGCGCCGGCCCTGCCCGCACCGCCCCGGGCGGGGCACGACGACGTCCTCGTGGTGATCCAGCTCGAATCCTTCATCGATCCGACCCGCCTCGGCGGGCCGGCGCTGCCGCTCATGGAGACGGTGCGTGCCTGCGCCAACCAGTATGGCCGCCTGCGCGTGCCCGCGCACGGGGCCTACACGATGCGCACCGAGCACGCCGTGCTCACCGGGCTCGATGTCCGCAGCCTCGGCTTCTCGCGGTTCGATCCGTATCTCAGCGGCGGCGGGTGCGAGCCGACGAGCCTCGCCCGGCTCGCCGCGGCGGCCGGCTTCACGTCGGCCTTCGTCCATCCGTTCCACCGCGACTTCTTCCAGCGGGCCGCCGTGATGCGCGCCTTCGGCTTCGAGCGCCTCGTCATGGAAGAGGATTTCGCGGACGCGCCCCGGATCGGCCCCTACGTGAACGACCGCGCGTTCGGCAGGCGTGTCCTCGCCGAGGTCGAGGCGGCGCGCGGGCCGCTCTTCCTCTTCGGGGTCACGATGGAGAACCACGGCCCCTGGAAGCCCGGTCGCCTGCCCGGTCTCGACGACCCGCTGGCCCAGTATCTCCACCACGTCGTTCACACCGGCGAGATGGTGGAGGATCTGGTGCGCGGCCTTGCCGGGCGAAACGCGACGCTCTGCGTCTTCGGCGACCATGCCCCCGCGCTGCCGAATTGCCGGCCGGGCTTCGGCGAGACGGCGACCGACTACGCGATCTTCCGCTTCGGGAGGATGGAGGCGCCACCGAGGGACCGCGTCGACCTGAGCGCCGACGCACTCGGCCGCCTTCTCCGCTCATCCTGGGCACCGTCCGGCGCGAGCGTGGCCGTGCCACGGTCGTGA
- a CDS encoding polysaccharide biosynthesis/export family protein, translating to MLRITALSALTACLVGGCSVLPAAGPTAGAIVSGAETTTPEGTFARYELLEISPAVVEALRTRPLDSLLASFGDNRPALESVIGIGDFVAVSIWEAGSGGLFSGPLVADRFSAGSKSALIPEQVVARDGAISVPYAGRIQVAGRRPQDVQALIETELAGKAIQPQVLVSVTKPISQAVTVTGEVAGGARLPLSAKGDRLLDIVASAGGVRAPVSETFVRLSRGRTTATVPLTTVVSNPRENIYLRPGDVLTLVRDPQTFLAVGALGNSTEIPFQAEGITLAQALAKARGLSDFQADPAGTFIFRFEPASVVRRLNPGSALLGTPLVPVVYRVNMRDPNSLFLTQAFRMRNRDLIYVSNAPFTEVQKVLSAFAAASGPISAAAATYAYTR from the coding sequence ATGCTGCGTATCACGGCGCTCTCCGCGCTGACCGCCTGCCTCGTCGGCGGCTGCTCGGTCCTGCCTGCGGCGGGTCCGACCGCTGGCGCGATCGTGTCGGGAGCGGAGACGACGACGCCGGAGGGGACGTTCGCCCGCTACGAGCTTCTGGAGATCTCGCCGGCCGTGGTCGAGGCCCTGCGCACCCGGCCGCTCGACAGCCTGCTCGCCTCGTTCGGCGACAACCGCCCGGCGCTGGAGAGCGTGATCGGGATTGGCGACTTCGTCGCGGTCTCGATCTGGGAGGCGGGCTCGGGCGGCCTGTTCTCCGGCCCCCTCGTCGCCGACCGCTTCTCGGCCGGCTCGAAATCCGCCCTGATCCCCGAGCAGGTCGTCGCCCGCGACGGCGCCATCTCGGTGCCCTATGCCGGCCGCATCCAGGTCGCCGGGCGACGGCCCCAGGACGTGCAGGCCCTGATCGAGACCGAACTGGCCGGCAAAGCCATCCAGCCCCAGGTGCTGGTCTCGGTCACCAAGCCGATCTCGCAGGCCGTCACCGTCACCGGCGAGGTCGCCGGCGGCGCCCGCCTGCCGCTCTCGGCCAAGGGCGACCGGCTGCTCGACATCGTGGCGTCGGCCGGCGGCGTGCGCGCGCCGGTCTCCGAGACCTTCGTGCGGCTCTCGCGGGGGCGCACCACCGCCACCGTGCCGCTGACCACCGTGGTCTCGAACCCGCGCGAGAACATCTACCTGCGCCCCGGCGACGTGCTGACGCTCGTGCGCGATCCCCAGACCTTCCTGGCGGTGGGCGCGCTGGGCAACTCCACCGAGATCCCGTTCCAGGCCGAGGGCATCACGCTCGCCCAGGCGCTGGCCAAGGCGCGCGGCCTGTCCGACTTCCAGGCCGATCCGGCCGGCACCTTCATCTTCCGCTTCGAGCCGGCCAGCGTGGTGCGCCGCCTCAACCCGGGCTCGGCGCTCTTGGGCACGCCGCTGGTGCCGGTGGTCTACCGGGTCAACATGCGCGACCCCAACAGCCTGTTCCTGACCCAGGCCTTCCGGATGCGCAACCGCGACCTGATCTACGTCTCCAACGCCCCCTTCACCGAGGTGCAGAAGGTCCTCTCCGCCTTCGCCGCAGCCTCCGGACCCATCAGCGCCGCCGCCGCAACATACGCTTACACCCGCTGA
- a CDS encoding PAS domain-containing protein, with translation MGTSGVAARAAATEADLRAALHASGVVGVWEWNVPQRRIILDHGAAGLIAGDARLAGRPLSVEEATTCIHPDDQGWLTEYIFSTARVGGSFLCEYRVCTPSGEERWLLSRGRIDLGEDGQPVLGHGILIDITESRSGGQTFFAIPDDPSAHPLERAADHCVAAREALSGAGNSVLQTLIDVALWEIGRELARLERAQRRRAMN, from the coding sequence ATGGGGACTTCGGGAGTGGCCGCCCGGGCGGCGGCGACGGAGGCGGATCTGCGCGCCGCTCTGCACGCTTCGGGTGTCGTCGGCGTCTGGGAGTGGAATGTGCCGCAACGGCGCATCATCCTCGATCATGGAGCCGCAGGGCTCATCGCCGGTGATGCCCGCCTGGCCGGACGGCCCTTGTCGGTCGAGGAGGCGACGACCTGCATCCATCCGGACGATCAGGGCTGGCTCACCGAATACATCTTCAGCACGGCTCGGGTGGGCGGCTCCTTCCTCTGCGAGTACAGGGTCTGCACGCCCAGCGGCGAGGAGCGCTGGTTGCTGAGCCGGGGCCGGATAGATCTCGGCGAGGATGGCCAGCCCGTGCTGGGGCACGGCATCCTGATCGACATCACGGAGAGCCGCTCCGGTGGGCAGACGTTCTTCGCCATCCCGGACGATCCGAGCGCGCATCCCCTGGAGCGCGCGGCGGACCATTGCGTCGCGGCCCGAGAGGCGCTGTCGGGTGCAGGCAACTCGGTTCTGCAGACCCTGATCGACGTCGCGCTGTGGGAGATCGGGCGCGAACTCGCCCGCCTGGAGCGGGCCCAGCGGCGGCGCGCCATGAACTGA
- a CDS encoding aminotransferase class I/II-fold pyridoxal phosphate-dependent enzyme, with the protein MTEPVRPDDGRAALAGFVTNRMGRASARPAQNRPQPKSGDAGVQDFETLPGYRELRLQRSAADLIGLGNPFFRVHDAKAGATTRIDGRDFVNFSSYDYLGLNGHPAINAAARDAIDAYGTSASASRVVAGERPGHIALEKALAQHYRTDACVVMVSGHATNVTTIGALLEPADVIFHDALIHNSIVTGAQLSGAQRRSFAHNDLDALESLLAATRHEHRRALIVIEGLYSMDGDAPDLAGFVALKERYNAWLMVDDAHGLGVLGATGAGLFEHCGVDPSAVDIWMGTFSKTLSTCGGYICGPGPLIEYLKCTAGGFVYSVGMSPPLAAAAEVALGVMHAEPERVERLRRNGNLFLSCAKARGLDVGTSLGLAVIPVIIGDSLKSVTLSDRLFKRGINVQPIIHPAVPERASRLRFFLTSEHTEEQIRSTVDAIAEELAEMEKGGSLIEQLLAKRG; encoded by the coding sequence ATGACAGAGCCGGTTCGACCGGACGACGGGCGCGCGGCGCTCGCGGGCTTCGTCACCAATCGGATGGGTCGCGCGTCCGCGCGGCCCGCGCAGAACCGGCCGCAGCCGAAATCGGGCGACGCGGGCGTCCAGGATTTCGAGACGCTGCCCGGCTACCGGGAGCTCAGGCTTCAGCGTTCGGCCGCCGACCTGATCGGCCTCGGCAATCCGTTCTTCCGCGTCCACGACGCCAAGGCCGGCGCCACGACGCGGATCGACGGGCGGGACTTCGTCAATTTCTCGTCCTACGACTATCTCGGCCTGAACGGGCACCCGGCGATCAACGCGGCGGCGCGCGACGCGATCGACGCCTACGGCACCTCGGCCTCGGCGAGCCGCGTGGTGGCGGGCGAGCGGCCGGGTCACATCGCCCTGGAGAAGGCGCTGGCGCAGCATTACCGGACCGACGCCTGTGTCGTGATGGTGAGCGGGCATGCCACCAACGTCACGACGATCGGCGCGCTCCTCGAACCGGCCGACGTCATCTTCCATGACGCGCTCATCCACAACAGCATCGTCACGGGCGCGCAGCTCTCCGGCGCCCAGCGGCGCTCCTTCGCCCACAACGATCTCGACGCCCTGGAGAGCCTGCTCGCCGCGACCCGCCACGAGCATCGCCGCGCCCTCATCGTGATCGAGGGCCTCTACAGCATGGATGGCGACGCGCCGGATCTCGCGGGCTTCGTGGCGCTCAAGGAACGCTACAACGCGTGGCTGATGGTCGACGACGCCCACGGCCTCGGCGTTCTGGGCGCCACCGGCGCCGGTCTGTTCGAGCATTGCGGCGTCGACCCGAGTGCGGTCGACATCTGGATGGGCACCTTCTCGAAGACGCTCTCCACATGCGGCGGCTACATCTGCGGCCCCGGCCCCCTCATCGAGTACCTGAAGTGCACGGCGGGCGGATTCGTCTACAGCGTCGGCATGTCCCCGCCGCTCGCCGCCGCCGCGGAGGTCGCGCTCGGCGTGATGCATGCCGAGCCGGAGCGGGTGGAGCGGCTGCGCCGGAATGGCAACCTGTTCCTCTCCTGCGCCAAGGCCCGCGGCCTCGACGTCGGCACCAGCCTCGGCCTCGCGGTGATCCCGGTGATCATCGGCGACTCCCTGAAGTCCGTGACGCTGTCCGACCGCCTGTTCAAGCGCGGCATCAACGTCCAGCCGATCATCCATCCGGCGGTGCCGGAGCGGGCCTCGCGCCTGCGCTTCTTCCTGACTTCCGAGCACACGGAGGAGCAGATCCGCTCGACGGTCGATGCGATCGCCGAGGAACTCGCCGAGATGGAGAAGGGCGGTTCGCTGATCGAGCAGCTTCTCGCCAAGCGCGGCTGA